One genomic region from Catenovulum adriaticum encodes:
- a CDS encoding 5-methyltetrahydrofolate--homocysteine methyltransferase yields the protein MNKMHLNLLAATISALLLSACGDAETTIVQQDSIESGDDHDHDDEHDHGDGYEIESAGRLAVLSADANQTYIYDLDDNSLLDNFALTYASSSLSSSAGFRYAVINSRGQDQIEFIDGGLWQEDHGEHLHGYKQDPALTTYKLNGSRPTHLVKHDGKLAVFYDGNSETGENSSVQVLSDSGIANETETLAELTYGFSMHGVAEPNGEHLIATIRRDDSLSTSANKVLPDQVGLYHLHDGEYEQEHVFELTCPDLHGAAQNEAYQAFGCSDGVLITQFNENDPSSAKVANIDVLDGVRVGTLYGHHDVNNFIGIASSHGGGAAIVLNIDPVGNSMEEIDWQPVTGAQPTAYSFSADGEHFLILDNQGYLTLLSAHNHDGEQHWEFEKQIDISEEDVADMPEDLSFKMSISQNEPLVYIADPISKHILTIDIETAETVSDIELNYMPASVTWLGIKEDEHEHEEDHDEDHDHDH from the coding sequence ATGAACAAAATGCATTTAAATTTATTGGCAGCGACTATCAGTGCTTTACTCTTATCAGCCTGTGGTGATGCAGAAACCACAATAGTACAACAGGATTCAATAGAGTCTGGTGATGATCATGACCATGATGACGAGCACGATCACGGAGATGGCTACGAAATTGAAAGTGCAGGCCGTTTGGCAGTTTTGTCGGCTGATGCTAATCAGACATACATCTATGATCTAGACGACAACAGTCTATTGGATAATTTTGCACTAACATACGCTTCATCCTCTTTATCATCTTCTGCTGGTTTTCGTTATGCGGTGATTAATAGCCGTGGCCAAGATCAAATAGAGTTTATTGATGGCGGTTTATGGCAAGAAGACCATGGTGAGCATTTGCACGGATATAAGCAAGACCCTGCACTTACAACTTATAAATTAAACGGTAGCCGGCCAACGCATTTGGTTAAGCATGACGGCAAACTTGCGGTATTTTATGATGGTAATTCAGAAACAGGCGAAAATTCGTCAGTTCAGGTATTGAGCGATTCAGGTATTGCGAATGAAACAGAAACGCTAGCTGAACTAACCTATGGTTTTAGTATGCATGGTGTGGCCGAGCCAAACGGCGAACATCTGATAGCAACCATACGTCGTGATGATTCATTAAGTACCTCTGCTAATAAAGTTCTACCGGATCAAGTTGGTCTTTATCATTTGCATGATGGCGAATATGAGCAAGAACACGTTTTTGAACTCACTTGCCCTGATTTACATGGCGCGGCACAAAATGAAGCTTATCAAGCATTTGGCTGTAGTGATGGGGTATTAATTACGCAATTCAATGAAAATGACCCTAGTTCAGCTAAGGTTGCGAACATTGACGTTTTAGATGGTGTGCGCGTTGGCACTCTATATGGGCATCATGATGTTAATAATTTTATCGGCATTGCTTCTTCTCATGGTGGTGGGGCTGCTATTGTTTTGAATATTGACCCAGTTGGAAATTCAATGGAAGAAATAGATTGGCAGCCAGTGACAGGTGCTCAACCAACTGCGTATTCATTTTCAGCAGATGGCGAACACTTTTTGATATTAGATAATCAAGGTTATTTAACCCTATTATCTGCTCATAATCATGATGGTGAGCAACATTGGGAATTTGAAAAGCAAATTGATATCTCGGAAGAAGATGTTGCTGATATGCCAGAAGATTTGTCGTTTAAAATGAGTATTTCGCAAAATGAGCCTTTGGTATATATTGCCGATCCAATTAGCAAGCACATATTAACGATTGATATAGAGACTGCAGAAACGGTTTCTGATATTGAGTTAAACTATATGCCAGCTTCTGTTACATGGTTAGGCATTAAAGAAGATGAACATGAGCACGAAGAAGATCACGATGAAGATCATGACCACGACCATTAA
- a CDS encoding SGNH/GDSL hydrolase family protein — translation MKNIKLLSYFILAFIQFYGMSTSYALQLISADNERFLYTGRVEYSEPKKPVLSWPGTSVKANISGDKLVLIMDDENGKNYFNVIVDGQDQFPAVIELKAGLHEYDLSYLLSGKNQKITQIEIFKRTEGHEGGTQFLGLKLADKAKILSPPQALSRKIAFFGDSITSGMGNEGANNGKDDLVSEKNHYWSYAAITARNLNAQFHTVSLSGIGFMVSWFDFIMPEYYQQISASGNNDTQWDFSQWQPDVVVVNLGQNDSWLIDNEKRLQPEPSERDIINAYKSFMINLKTHYPNAQFISALGSMDATKPSRKHWIRYIKTAVNELNQANKTSNIAFITFDFNGFQGHPRVAQHIKNADKLTTKIKSLMQW, via the coding sequence ATGAAAAACATAAAGTTATTGAGCTATTTTATTTTAGCCTTTATTCAATTTTATGGCATGAGTACCAGTTATGCACTGCAGCTTATTTCAGCCGATAACGAACGTTTTTTATATACTGGCCGGGTTGAATATTCTGAGCCAAAAAAACCAGTATTATCGTGGCCAGGGACCAGTGTTAAAGCCAATATTTCTGGTGATAAACTGGTACTGATAATGGATGATGAAAACGGTAAAAATTATTTTAATGTGATTGTTGATGGCCAAGACCAATTCCCAGCTGTGATTGAGCTCAAAGCTGGTTTGCATGAATATGATTTAAGTTATTTATTGTCGGGGAAAAATCAAAAAATAACCCAAATTGAAATTTTTAAACGCACAGAAGGGCATGAGGGTGGCACACAATTTTTGGGATTAAAATTAGCAGATAAAGCAAAAATATTATCCCCACCACAAGCGCTTTCACGTAAAATTGCCTTTTTTGGTGATTCAATTACTTCAGGCATGGGTAATGAAGGCGCGAATAATGGTAAAGACGATTTAGTGTCTGAAAAGAATCATTACTGGTCCTACGCTGCGATTACAGCTCGTAATTTAAATGCTCAATTTCATACAGTTTCATTAAGTGGAATTGGCTTTATGGTCAGTTGGTTTGACTTTATTATGCCCGAATATTATCAGCAAATATCTGCATCGGGTAATAATGATACACAGTGGGACTTTAGCCAATGGCAACCCGATGTTGTGGTAGTTAATTTAGGTCAGAATGATAGCTGGTTAATTGATAACGAAAAACGATTACAACCTGAACCTAGCGAACGCGATATTATTAATGCTTATAAATCTTTTATGATTAATTTAAAAACGCATTATCCAAACGCACAATTTATATCAGCGTTGGGTAGTATGGATGCAACTAAACCAAGTCGAAAACATTGGATTAGATATATTAAAACCGCTGTAAATGAACTTAATCAAGCTAACAAAACTTCAAATATAGCCTTTATCACATTTGATTTTAATGGGTTTCAAGGCCATCCAAGAGTGGCGCAACATATTAAAAATGCAGATAAACTCACAACTAAAATTAAATCTTTAATGCAGTGGTGA
- a CDS encoding Rho-binding antiterminator, whose protein sequence is MPIRISCDQYDYFEIVCMRQSFIQLTLENSQIEVGYALDLIFDSKHQCEMLKLKHAGQTKLIDLSKIKKLEAVNNNAAHNFSIQF, encoded by the coding sequence GTGCCAATTCGTATTAGTTGTGATCAATATGATTATTTTGAAATTGTGTGTATGCGACAATCCTTTATTCAGCTCACTTTAGAAAATAGCCAAATTGAAGTTGGCTATGCGCTAGATCTAATCTTTGATTCAAAGCATCAATGCGAAATGCTAAAATTAAAGCATGCCGGACAAACTAAATTGATTGATTTATCAAAAATTAAGAAGCTCGAGGCTGTTAATAATAACGCGGCTCATAATTTTAGTATTCAATTTTAG
- a CDS encoding TonB-dependent receptor has protein sequence MYKKNKLAVLIAGLLPVMAAAQQISGTIVNQQGQPVSNASIKIEGTSLLAKTNQNGEFKIANLAAGENKLHVVANGFAHFHQHVYVPESGLTDHMVKLKRSPIEVIDVVASPLHMSVMESAIPVNVIAGETLRRQQAATLGDSLEKLAGVNTNFHGNVASTPIIRGLSGPRVLIAQNGLDVGDVSRVGPDHSVSSEASTAKQIEVLRGPATLFYGSGAIGGVVNVVDGRVPSDNETRGEWQLETSSVNSKKLASFNATTGFDSVAFYADGYWREADDYEIPDGTVENSAEESNGLTLGTSYLLDNGHVGISVEQFNREYGIPGHSHGDEDEAENVFADLDQTRIQFLAELDLTNPIFNQLNIRASSSDYEHAEIENGNVGTIFESSSEELQAELHHNPFYDWRGGVSFHYKHSEFSAQGSEAFTPPSTSETFAIAFMEEKHIDNVLFQLGARIEQVELSAKQVLLPELLTHAHADEIEDEDSHDHDDHAEDTGHTQVYSVEHKFTPMSFSAGVVWDFMPNYNMGLSLSRSQRAPSAAELLSFGPHIGTRSYEVGALFDLTTSGEEAEFELNHHAIELETAHNVDFTLRKTQGDIGFVFNAFYNQVDNYYYQSATGLFAEVSHDHSEESDDAHNHEAHDEHASELPVYALQTEDVILQGFETQIAWQVNDEFKASLFSDYVRAKLQDGGNLPRIPPLRLGTQFSYQNEHWNAQLDITRYQEQDKISNYEPSTDGYTLVDANVSYDLSLFNLDTQLYLKVKNLTDTDARVHTSFLKDLAPRPGRDVSVGVRGYF, from the coding sequence ATGTACAAAAAAAATAAGCTAGCTGTTTTAATTGCTGGTTTGCTCCCGGTTATGGCGGCAGCTCAGCAAATAAGCGGCACTATTGTGAATCAGCAGGGGCAGCCTGTAAGCAATGCGAGTATTAAAATTGAAGGTACAAGTTTACTGGCTAAAACCAATCAAAATGGTGAATTTAAAATAGCCAATTTAGCAGCCGGAGAAAATAAACTACATGTGGTTGCAAATGGGTTTGCGCATTTTCATCAGCACGTTTATGTACCCGAAAGTGGTTTAACCGATCATATGGTTAAACTAAAACGTTCACCTATTGAAGTGATTGACGTAGTCGCTTCGCCATTGCATATGTCTGTCATGGAATCGGCCATTCCGGTGAATGTAATCGCAGGCGAAACTTTAAGACGGCAACAAGCCGCAACCTTAGGTGACAGTTTAGAAAAATTGGCAGGTGTTAATACCAATTTTCATGGCAATGTGGCTAGTACACCTATTATTCGAGGTTTGAGTGGGCCGCGTGTTCTTATTGCGCAAAATGGTTTAGATGTAGGTGATGTATCGCGTGTGGGCCCAGATCATTCAGTCTCAAGCGAAGCTTCAACCGCTAAACAAATTGAAGTTTTACGTGGGCCGGCCACGCTATTTTATGGAAGCGGTGCAATTGGTGGTGTAGTGAACGTGGTTGATGGACGGGTTCCTTCTGACAATGAAACGCGTGGTGAGTGGCAACTTGAAACCAGCTCCGTTAATTCAAAAAAATTAGCTTCATTTAATGCCACGACGGGTTTTGATTCTGTTGCTTTTTATGCGGATGGATATTGGCGTGAAGCTGATGATTATGAAATACCGGATGGCACAGTAGAAAATAGTGCGGAAGAATCGAATGGTTTAACTTTAGGCACTAGTTACCTGTTGGACAATGGTCATGTTGGTATTTCAGTTGAGCAATTTAATCGAGAATACGGTATTCCGGGTCATAGTCATGGTGATGAAGATGAAGCAGAAAATGTATTTGCAGATTTAGACCAGACCCGTATTCAGTTTTTAGCAGAACTAGATTTAACCAATCCTATATTTAACCAGCTCAATATTCGAGCTTCAAGTAGTGATTATGAGCATGCTGAAATAGAAAACGGCAATGTAGGCACAATATTCGAAAGTTCTTCTGAAGAGTTACAAGCAGAGCTGCATCATAATCCATTTTATGATTGGCGCGGTGGTGTTAGTTTTCACTATAAACACAGTGAGTTTTCTGCACAGGGTTCGGAAGCATTCACACCACCTTCTACATCAGAAACATTTGCCATTGCTTTTATGGAAGAAAAACACATTGACAATGTTTTATTTCAATTAGGTGCGCGAATAGAGCAAGTTGAATTGAGCGCAAAGCAAGTATTATTGCCTGAGTTGTTGACCCATGCTCATGCTGATGAAATTGAGGATGAAGACAGTCATGATCATGACGATCATGCTGAAGACACAGGCCATACGCAAGTTTACTCAGTTGAGCATAAATTTACACCAATGAGTTTTTCTGCGGGGGTCGTATGGGACTTTATGCCTAATTATAATATGGGGTTATCGCTCTCTCGTTCACAAAGAGCGCCATCAGCCGCAGAGCTATTATCTTTTGGTCCGCATATTGGAACGCGATCATATGAAGTGGGTGCTTTATTTGATTTAACAACATCGGGTGAAGAAGCTGAATTCGAGCTAAATCATCATGCAATCGAATTAGAAACTGCACATAATGTTGATTTTACGTTGCGTAAAACACAAGGTGATATTGGTTTTGTGTTTAACGCTTTTTATAATCAAGTTGATAATTATTATTATCAAAGCGCGACTGGTTTGTTTGCAGAAGTATCACATGATCACAGCGAAGAGTCTGACGATGCGCATAATCATGAGGCGCACGATGAGCATGCATCTGAGCTACCTGTTTATGCGCTTCAAACTGAAGATGTGATACTGCAAGGTTTTGAAACTCAAATTGCATGGCAGGTTAATGATGAATTTAAAGCCAGCTTATTTTCAGATTATGTGAGAGCGAAACTGCAAGACGGCGGCAATTTGCCACGGATCCCACCCTTACGATTAGGTACTCAGTTTAGTTATCAAAATGAACACTGGAATGCCCAACTGGATATTACCCGTTATCAAGAGCAAGACAAAATTTCAAACTATGAGCCATCAACCGATGGCTATACCTTGGTAGATGCAAATGTCTCATATGATTTATCGTTATTTAATTTAGATACTCAGTTATATCTAAAAGTAAAAAATTTAACCGATACTGACGCCAGAGTTCATACCTCTTTTCTTAAGGATTTAGCGCCGCGTCCCGGACGAGACGTGAGTGTAGGGGTCCGTGGTTATTTTTAA